From the genome of Torulaspora globosa chromosome 2, complete sequence, one region includes:
- the SHO1 gene encoding osmosensor SHO1 (ancestral locus Anc_7.419), which yields MSMPSRASARAQRSRSQIEYSFRPSNLFSDPFAISSISICLLSWIIAFVGCITTASGNQSFPRFTWWGIVYELMILCMTITFYCFNVVDYYKTFLTGAFAVAFIYTTNSATILVYGDGSKKAAASAGVILLSIVNLIWIFYFGSDNGSPTNRWIDSFSLRGIRPSPYEDAFLRARRRSVGRALQTGPKSNRYTSDNFYPENLPQNYVSSTALAGFENTDPTYSSNAQVNNADNNAGNTFITDSTNANTDTTMSGTLELYSDAGDESFPYTAKTLYSYQADAGDAYEISFEQGEILKVSDIEGRWWKAKRANGETGIIPSNYVQLVDNDVL from the coding sequence ATGTCTATGCCAAGCCGAGCTAGTGCGAGAGCTCAGAGGAGCAGATCACAGATCGAATATTCTTTCCGTCCGAGTAACTTGTTTTCTGATCCCTTTGCCatatcttcaatctcaatcTGCCTTCTTTCATGGATCATAGCATTTGTCGGCTGCATCACTACAGCCTCTGGAAACCAGTCGTTCCCTCGATTCACCTGGTGGGGGATCGTGTATGAACTGATGATACTCTGCATGACGATTACGTTCTACTGTTTCAATGTAGTGGATTACTATAAGACGTTTTTGACGGGGGCCTTTGCCGTGGCGTTCATTTACACAACCAATAGCGCGACTATATTGGTGTACGGAGATGGTTCGAAGAAGGCTGCGGCGTCAGCGGGAGTGATTCTTTTGTCCATTGTGAATCTCATCTGGATATTCTACTTTGGAAGCGATAACGGCTCGCCCACCAATAGATGGATCGATTCGTTCTCTTTGAGAGGAATTAGACCGTCACCGTACGAAGATGCATTTCTGAGGGCCAGACGCCGTTCGGTCGGAAGAGCTTTGCAGACTGGACCAAAGAGCAACAGATACACTAGCGATAACTTCTACCCAGAGAACCTGCCTCAGAACTATGTCTCGTCGACGGCGTTGGCAGGGTTCGAGAATACAGATCCAACGTACAGTTCCAACGCGCAGGTTAATAACGCAGACAACAATGCCGGAAACACGTTCATCACTGACTCCACGAATGCGAATACGGATACAACTATGAGCGGCACGCTCGAGCTGTACAGTGATGCTGGGGATGAAAGTTTTCCTTACACCGCTAAAACGCTATACTCCTACCAGGCAGACGCTGGGGACGCTTACGAGATATCATTTGAGCAGGGAGAGATCCTCAAGGTCAGTGACATCGAAGGCCGTTGGTGGAAGGCCAAGAGGGCCAACGGGGAAACAGGTATTATCCCCAGCAATTACGTGCAATTGGTTGATAACGATGTTCTGTAG